In Amphiprion ocellaris isolate individual 3 ecotype Okinawa chromosome 2, ASM2253959v1, whole genome shotgun sequence, the genomic stretch GCAATTTAATAATTACTTCTGGGGTTTTTACAGCAAGAATGCACACTCATTTAGAGTAATTCAtcagaaaacaatgtttttgcAAAGTAGTAAAAACTGCTCACAGTAATATTTATGGATTACCCAGAATAAATGGGGTAACACACATGTCGTTGCTGCATTTGTTTACATTAAATGTGCCAGTGCTATATGAATTCCACTCACCATCATTTTCCTGGAGTGCTGAGGCAGATTTATTGACAGATGACTCAAGTTCTGAGCAAATTAAACCACATACAGCTCAAACTGTTACTTGACACCTGTTGAACTGCAAACTCTTATCTTGAACATGATCAACTTTCCAGCAGAGTAGATTGAAGATTTTTTCAGTCACTAATCATCATTTGATTCCTTTCCTTTAGAGTTATGTGATCTGAGTTTATTTAAATTGATGGGATTGCAACAAACCCTTAGATGTGTGCCTGCAAATAAGACTCGTccaaatgaatgagaaaaatCTGCTGAAGCCTCTCCGGTCTCATAGTcgtctctgtttttttctctacagtCTGACCTCCTGATAGGCTGCTACAAACATCACGCATCTGTGATGATGCCTGCACTGGCAGATGACAAGTGGAGGAAAAACTGTAAGCAACAAacgtcttttttcccccctgcttGTCTCGCTCAGACCATCCGTCCCATCCAGCTGTCAGCCTGATGAGTGGTTCGATATAACAGAGACAACCCACCTCCCACCCCACAGCTGTGCGCAACGACCTCTGCGGTTTACTTGTGGATTACTGGAAAGGAGAGGGGATGAGACTACCAGAGAACGAACCCCTGCTCACTACTTATCTTCTGCTGCAGGAGGTTAAAGAGGAAATGCGTTCTCACATCCACGGCAGACCAAAGGAAGCATCTGTAACAAACGCCAGCCCGTGGGTGTATTTGGCGATGGAAAGCCCGAACTTTACGCACGGATCTCTTTCCATAAACGGCACGCAGCTCCCGCCTTTAGAAGCAACCAAGGACGGGATAGAAATCGCTTTGCCGATTTTTATGTTTGCTGGAGGCGCAATTGGAAATTTAATTGCAATAATCGTCCTTTCGGTTTCACGTCAAGAAAGGAAATCTTCCGCTTTCTTCACGCTGGTGCGCGGTCTGGCGGTGACGGACCTGCTGGGCACCTGTCTGGCCAGCCCGCTCACTATAGCCACCTACCTGAAACGGACGGTGCTGGAGGACCAACATATCTGCGAGTTTCACTCCTTTTTGCTGCTGTTCTTCGGTTTAACCGGACTGAGCATCATATGCGCCATGGCAGGGGAGCGGTACTTGGCTATATGCTGCCCCTACACCTACCAGCGGTGGGGGGTGGACAAACGCTTTGCGCAAAAGTTCCTCTTCTTCATTTACATCACTAAcattttcttctgctgcctGCCGATGATGGGCATGGCGGAGAGCATTCTGCAGACGTCCCAGACCTGGTGCTTCATCGACATGAGGACACACGAGCCTGTGGCCACCGCCTACTCCGTCCTGTACGGCGCCGTCAGCCTGCTGCTCATCCTGGGCACCATCCTGCTCAACCTGGCGGTGTGCGGATCGCTGCTGCTGATGAGGCAGAGGACCGTGCAGCGGCCCGTCACCAGAGCCAGCGTCCGGGAGAGATGGAGGGCTCTGTCCTCCGCCGCAGAGACGCAGATGATCGCAGTGCTGGTGATGACCTCCGTGGTGGTTCTGGCCTGTTCAGCCCCACTGATGGTGAGTCCAGACATTAATGATGTAAACAGTTGTTGGTTTGATTGGGTTTCTGTTTTCCTGCACAAATAGATGCAGCAGCAACAGTCATTAGGCACCAGGAAGCTTTTGGTTTCGTGCTGTTTTATCTCAATGTTTACCTGTAATGCAGGTGCAAGTGTGTCAGAAAAACTGTAAcgtttaaaaactgtaaaataaataaataataataataatttaacctTATGGGACACacattactatttgtaaaaatactgattttgatGTCTGctattttcctgtgattttgCCAGAGATaatctgtaattcaacaaaacacgaaaaatctgtaaaataacagtgaaaattgtTTAATAATGTTCCCCTTTTCACGCTGAAGTTTCACTGAGTGTAAACAGAAGGAGGAATAAATAGCAGTCTCTAACATTTGGACCTTAGAACTATTTTTTAGTGCACTTGATTAAGTGAATTGAGCTACTTTCCACCAATAATAAACAGGAATGCTTTCATGTGAACTTAACCGTAGCTAAAATCATTATTAGTTACAGACTGCAGGCTTTTAGATAAAGTATTTTAAACTGAATGCTGCATATTATGAAAACAAACTTCCTTAATTAGACCATTTTTCCTTCAATCTCTCAAGCAGATATTCCAGGATCAAttcaagaaaaaacagaataagaTGTATTTGTGTAATACATTGAAACAAAGCTGCTTACTGCTGAAATATACTGCCAACAGTTTACTATTAAGatatatttaatacattttgccAACACTGTGTGTATGTCAAATTGAGATAAGTGAGACTTAGCTTCATTTCATGGTTCATCAGATATCTCCCCCTCATTGTCATGATACAGACTTATTATTTCTTCATTAAAATCACCTCtggtattattatttttctgtcatttctttaaTAATTATTTGTTCTTGCTAATGCTTTAACCAGTTGATGATTAACTGATTATGAcaggaacatttctgactgcacATAAAATCATTGATTAACCCTTAAGGACTGAAAACTTTTATCTAATTTGAGTTGGgacccaaaacatgacaaatcaaAATTTCCC encodes the following:
- the LOC111584561 gene encoding prostaglandin E2 receptor EP4 subtype-like, translated to MRLPENEPLLTTYLLLQEVKEEMRSHIHGRPKEASVTNASPWVYLAMESPNFTHGSLSINGTQLPPLEATKDGIEIALPIFMFAGGAIGNLIAIIVLSVSRQERKSSAFFTLVRGLAVTDLLGTCLASPLTIATYLKRTVLEDQHICEFHSFLLLFFGLTGLSIICAMAGERYLAICCPYTYQRWGVDKRFAQKFLFFIYITNIFFCCLPMMGMAESILQTSQTWCFIDMRTHEPVATAYSVLYGAVSLLLILGTILLNLAVCGSLLLMRQRTVQRPVTRASVRERWRALSSAAETQMIAVLVMTSVVVLACSAPLMVRVFANHFMPKPDPTADRAAIRIASVNPILDPWIYILLRRSLFRRLLSLSRRSSSTRSSALPSPQRNVFYPDIMRDSHVFTQLMCNANIISQLPTAVKFTPYDGESLPQT